In Amycolatopsis jiangsuensis, the following proteins share a genomic window:
- a CDS encoding MFS transporter: MSTVVPTTAAPADPAGRRKVIRRAILAGSIGNFVEQFDYGLYGYLAPVLASSFFPAADHTASVLSAYAVIAIACLVRPLGGSLLGRWGDRFGRKRVLLWTIVFMGVSTAAIGVLPTYDRIGLAAPVLLLVFRVVQGMVAGGEYVGAVAFVVEWAEPRRRGYYTSYASNSCFLGILAGAGVAALVSALFSDAALHSWGWRIPFLAVLPLSAVGLWLRRRIDESPEFMAATEQGTDVVAAPFREALRTQWRPILVFCGASSMLAILSYTWVTFYPEYLTDTLHLSQSSALLSNAISVAVLIPLLPLAGALSDRIGRKPMLITGAVACIVLVPLAFRVGEGGTFTAAVLSQLIYLIPEFFLTGIVTVCAAELFATRTRFSASSIAYNCSFSIFMGITPFVGTLLVSSFGTIYAVWVYLGVAAVLALVVITRFMTETYRSDLSADKFAR, encoded by the coding sequence ATGTCCACCGTCGTGCCGACCACTGCCGCTCCCGCCGATCCGGCCGGACGCCGTAAGGTCATCCGCCGCGCGATCCTCGCGGGCAGTATCGGGAACTTCGTCGAACAGTTCGACTACGGCTTGTACGGCTATCTCGCGCCGGTCCTCGCCTCCTCGTTCTTCCCGGCCGCCGACCACACCGCGAGCGTGCTGAGCGCCTACGCGGTGATCGCGATCGCCTGCCTCGTCCGGCCGCTGGGCGGCAGCCTGCTGGGCCGGTGGGGCGACCGGTTCGGCCGCAAGAGGGTACTGCTGTGGACGATCGTGTTCATGGGGGTGTCCACCGCCGCGATCGGGGTGCTGCCCACCTACGACCGGATCGGCCTGGCCGCACCGGTGCTGTTGCTGGTGTTCCGCGTCGTGCAGGGGATGGTCGCGGGCGGGGAGTACGTGGGCGCGGTCGCGTTCGTGGTCGAGTGGGCGGAGCCGCGACGCCGCGGGTACTACACCTCCTACGCGTCCAACAGCTGCTTCCTGGGCATCCTCGCCGGTGCCGGGGTCGCCGCGCTGGTGAGCGCGCTGTTCAGCGACGCGGCGCTGCACAGCTGGGGCTGGCGGATCCCGTTCCTCGCCGTGCTGCCGCTGTCGGCGGTGGGGTTGTGGCTGCGGCGCCGGATCGACGAGTCACCGGAGTTCATGGCGGCCACCGAGCAGGGCACGGACGTGGTCGCGGCGCCGTTCCGCGAGGCGCTGCGTACGCAGTGGCGGCCGATCCTGGTGTTCTGCGGGGCTTCCTCGATGCTGGCGATCCTGTCCTACACCTGGGTCACCTTCTATCCGGAGTACCTGACGGACACGCTGCACCTGTCGCAGTCGAGCGCCTTGCTGTCGAACGCGATCTCGGTCGCGGTGCTGATCCCGCTGCTGCCGCTGGCCGGCGCGCTCTCCGACCGGATCGGCCGCAAGCCGATGCTGATCACCGGCGCGGTGGCCTGCATCGTGCTGGTGCCGCTGGCGTTCCGGGTGGGCGAGGGCGGCACGTTCACCGCCGCCGTGCTGAGCCAGCTGATCTACCTGATCCCGGAGTTCTTCCTCACCGGGATCGTCACCGTCTGCGCGGCCGAGCTGTTCGCGACGCGGACCAGGTTTAGCGCCAGTTCGATCGCCTACAACTGCTCGTTCTCCATCTTCATGGGCATCACGCCGTTCGTCGGGACCCTGCTGGTGTCGTCCTTCGGCACGATCTACGCGGTGTGGGTCTACCTCGGGGTGGCCGCGGTGCTGGCGCTCGTGGTGATCACCAGGTTCATGACCGAGACCTACCGCAGCGATCTGTCCGCGGACAAGTTCGCGCGCTGA
- a CDS encoding LysR family transcriptional regulator — protein MTLTQLRALVAAAELGSFTAAGTALGYTQAAISELVRRLEDECGLQLFHRGGRRLALTSAGDQLLPYARQTVNAAENAENTVKAVRGLTGGVASLGLFRNADFYLLAELGEQFAAAYPDVRVRLVGVNAAVVAEAVAAGDLEAGIVVLPVTPAGLTVTPLARDEVLYVSANPAHVTEPVDITTLTGRRMVLYDAHAGWTDPDRLQLAGRAQAAGVRIEPFAEVEQAQAALHLVARGVGDTFLSRAVAERLLRTEGLPLHTTTFDPPLHNTFALVHRQHTQLSPATGELARLAVDLLLRNPMLEHRRPLPMQEPPEA, from the coding sequence GTGACGCTGACGCAATTGCGGGCCTTGGTCGCCGCTGCCGAGCTGGGTTCGTTCACCGCGGCCGGTACCGCGCTCGGTTACACCCAGGCCGCGATCTCGGAGCTGGTGCGCCGGCTGGAGGACGAATGCGGTCTGCAGCTGTTCCACCGGGGCGGACGCCGGCTCGCGCTGACCTCCGCCGGCGATCAGTTGCTGCCGTACGCGCGGCAGACGGTGAACGCAGCGGAAAACGCCGAGAACACGGTGAAGGCGGTACGCGGCCTGACCGGCGGGGTGGCTTCCCTCGGCTTGTTCCGCAACGCCGACTTCTACCTGCTGGCCGAACTGGGCGAGCAATTCGCCGCCGCGTATCCGGACGTACGCGTCCGGCTGGTCGGGGTGAACGCCGCGGTGGTCGCCGAGGCCGTCGCCGCCGGGGATCTGGAAGCCGGCATCGTGGTTCTCCCGGTCACGCCCGCCGGCCTGACAGTCACCCCACTCGCGCGGGACGAAGTTCTTTACGTGTCAGCGAATCCGGCACACGTCACCGAGCCGGTGGACATCACCACGCTGACCGGGCGGCGCATGGTGCTCTACGACGCGCACGCGGGCTGGACGGACCCGGACCGGCTCCAGTTGGCCGGGCGCGCCCAGGCGGCCGGCGTGCGGATCGAACCGTTCGCTGAGGTCGAGCAGGCCCAGGCAGCCCTGCACCTGGTGGCCCGCGGGGTGGGCGACACGTTCCTCTCCCGGGCGGTCGCCGAGCGGCTGTTGCGCACCGAAGGGCTGCCGCTGCACACGACGACCTTCGATCCGCCACTGCACAACACGTTCGCGCTCGTGCACCGGCAGCACACCCAGCTGTCCCCGGCCACCGGGGAACTCGCCCGGCTCGCCGTGGACCTGTTGCTGCGCAACCCGATGCTCGAACACCGGCGGCCCCTGCCGATGCAGGAGCCGCCGGAGGCGTGA